One window of Arvicola amphibius chromosome 6, mArvAmp1.2, whole genome shotgun sequence genomic DNA carries:
- the LOC119816485 gene encoding aflatoxin B1 aldehyde reductase member 3 translates to MSSARPATVLGAMEMGRRMDQTSSAASVQAFLKRGHTEIDTAFVYAEGQSETILGGLGLGLGRSGCKVKIATKACPIFGKTLKPDDVRFQLETSLKRLQCSRVDLFYLHMPDHNTPIEETLQVCHQLHQEGKFVELGLSNYVSWEVAEICTLCKKNGWIMPTVYQGMYNATTRQVEKELFPCLRHFGLRFYAFNPLAGGLLTGRYKYQDKDGKQPESRFFGGQVSQLYRDRYWKEEHFKGIALVEKALKSSYGTSTPSMTSAALRWMYHHSQLKGTHGDGVILGMSSLEQLEQNLACVEEGPLEPAVVEAFDQAWDLVAHDCPNYFHWL, encoded by the exons ATGTCGTCTGCTCGGCCCGCCACTGTGCTGGGTGCCATGGAGATGGGGCGCCGCATGGATCAGACCTCCAGCGCCGCTTCAGTGCAAGCTTTCCTGAAGCGCGGCCACACCGAGATCGACACCGCCTTCGTGTACGCGGAAGGCCAGTCAGAGACAATCCTGGGCGGCCTAGGGCTCGGGCTGGGCCGCAGTGGCTGCAAAG TGAAAATTGCAACCAAGGCTTGTCCAATATTTGGGAAGACACTGAAGCCTGATGATGTCCGGTTCCAGCTGGAGACGTCATTGAAGCGGCTGCAGTGTTCCCGGGTGGACCTCTTCTACCTACACATGCCAGACCACAACACCCCTATAGAGGAGACACTGCAGGTCTGTCACCAGCTGCATCAGGAG GGCAAGTTTGTGGAGCTTGGCCTGTCCAACTATGTCTCCTGGGAAGTGGCTGAGATCTGTACCCTCTGCAAGAAAAATGGCTGGATCATGCCAACTGTGTACCAG GGCATGTACAATGCCACCACCCGGCAGGTGGAGAAGGAGCTCTTCCCCTGTCTCAGACACTTTGGATTGAGATTCTACGCCTTCAACCCTTTGGCTG GTGGCCTGTTGACAGGCAGATATAAATACCAGGACAAGGATGGAAAGCAGCCTGAGAGCCGCTTCTTTGGGGGTCAGGTTTCTCAGCTTTACAGAGACCG GTACTGGAAGGAGGAACACTTCAAGGGCATCGCTCTGGTGGAGAAGGCTCTGAAATCCAGCTATGGCACCAGCACCCCTAGTATGACCTCGGCCGCCCTGCGGTGGATGTACCACCACTCACAGCTCAAG GGCACCCATGGGGATGGAGTCATTCTGGGCATGTCCAGTCTGGAACAATTGGAGCAGAACTTGGCCTGTGTTGAAGAAGGGCCCCTGGAGCCGGCTGTCGTGGAGGCCTTTGACCAAGCCTGGGACCTGGTTGCTCATGACTGTCCCAACTACTTCCACTGGCTCTAA